From Lycorma delicatula isolate Av1 chromosome 13, ASM4794821v1, whole genome shotgun sequence, a single genomic window includes:
- the LOC142333685 gene encoding uncharacterized protein LOC142333685 — translation MDFINIFASVDYKLSFVLILTYFVSFNKADELDLPEYYWYYSQLRLMILSELKDNRNLHHTKISCLKCVYAAIRQQVKVVYLLIRQDSKKTMSDEAINETKQSCKSIRLFVEKDFQNWISKCKHNGSVKTNRTYDWHAPNTFSLSDDTDYNVLFEKCAGNYIIIKP, via the exons atggatttcattaatatattcgCATCAGTGGATTACAAGTTATCATTTGtactaattttaacatattttgtctCTTTTaacaaag CTGACGAATTAGATCTTCCTGAATACTACTGGTATTATTCACAGTTACGTTTAATGATTTTGTCTGAGTTGAAAGATAATCGAAATCTTCACCACACAAAAATTAGCTGTCTGAAATGCGTATATGCAGCCATTCGTCAACAAGTGAAAGTAGTTTATCTTCTAATACGACAAGACTCAAAAAAAACTATGTCCGATGAAGCAATTAATGAAACTAAACAAAGTTGTAAAAGCATTAGACTGTTTgttgaaaaagattttcaaaattggATTTCTAAGTGTAAACATAACGGTTCAGTAAAAACCAATAGAACATATGATTGGCATGCTCCAAACACATTTAGCTTATCTGATGATACAGATTATAATGTCCTTTTTGAAAAATGTGCtggtaattatattattataaaaccttag